Proteins encoded within one genomic window of Pongo pygmaeus isolate AG05252 chromosome 18, NHGRI_mPonPyg2-v2.0_pri, whole genome shotgun sequence:
- the LOC129015209 gene encoding LOW QUALITY PROTEIN: F-box/SPRY domain-containing protein 1-like (The sequence of the model RefSeq protein was modified relative to this genomic sequence to represent the inferred CDS: inserted 2 bases in 1 codon) gives MAAPALGAGAASGGAGCSGGGGAGAGAGSGSEAAGAGGRLPSWVLELVFSYLELSELLSCALVCKHWYRCLHGDENSEVWRSLCARSLAEEALRTDILCNLPSYKAKIRAFQHVFSTNDCSRNVYIKKNGFTLHRHLIAQSPDGARTKIGFSEGRHAWEVWWEGPLGTVAVIGIATKRAPIQCQGYVALLGSDDQSWGWNLVDNNLLHNGEVNGSFPQCNNAPKYQIGERIRVILDMEDKTLAFECEYEFLGVAFRGLPKVCLYPAVSAVYGNTXVTLVYLGKPLDG, from the exons ATGGCGGCGCCGGCCCTGGGGGCTGGGGCAGCCTCGGGCGGCGCTGGCTgtagcggcggcggcggcgcgggcgcgggcgcgggcTCGGGCTCTGAGGCCGCGGGGGCCGGGGGCCGGCTGCCCAGCTGGGTGCTGGAGTTGGTGTTCTCTTACCTGGAGCTGTCCGAGCTGCTGAGCTGCGCCCTGGTGTGCAAGCACTGGTACCGCTGCCTGCACGGGGATGAGAACAGCGAGGTGTGGCGGAGCCTGTGCGCCCGCAGCCTGGCAGAAGAGGCTCTGCGCACGGACATCCTCTGCAACCTGCCCAGCTACAAGGCCAAGATACGTGCTTTTCAACATGTCTTCAGCACTAATGACTGCTCCAGGAATGTCTACATTAAGAAGAATGGCTTTACTTTACATCGACACCTCATTGCTCAGAGCCCTGATGGTGCAAGGACCAAGATTGGTTTCAGTGAGGGCCGCCATGCATGGGAAGTGTGGTGGGAGGGCCCTCTGGGCACTGTGGCAGTGATTGGAATTGCCACGAAACGGGCCCCCATACAGTGCCAAGGTTATGTGGCATTGCTGGGCAGTGATGACCAGAGCTGGGGCTGGAATCTGGTGGACAATAATCTACTACATAATGGAGAAGTCAATGGCAGTTTTCCACAGTGCAACAACGCACCAAAATATCAGATAGGAGAAAGAATTCGAGTCATCTTGGACATGGAAGATAAGACTTTAGCTTTTGAATGTGAATATGAGTTCCTGGGGGTTGCCTTTAGAGGACTTCCGAAGGTCTGCTTATACCCAGCAGTTTCTGCTGTATATGGCAACAC AGTGACTTTGGTTTACCTTGGAAAACCTCTGGATGGATGA